In Myxocyprinus asiaticus isolate MX2 ecotype Aquarium Trade chromosome 3, UBuf_Myxa_2, whole genome shotgun sequence, the following proteins share a genomic window:
- the polk gene encoding DNA polymerase kappa, with protein MDRQDAGSSGFGEGLLSRMALNDNKAGMEGLDRDKINKIILEASKGSKFYENELKKERQVNQRIKRMMEQKAKITKEQMKQAQAEVDKLASHLERGRDLGSVIVHVDMDAFYAAVEMRDCPELKDKPMAVGSMSMLSTSNYHARRFGVRAAMPGFIAKKLCPNLVIVPTNFDKYRAVSAQVREIFSVYDPHFMPISLDEAYLDITEHLNQRKLWPESMRTHCICDAKKENDADRSAVESERDGLSPVLFEDSPSSSPSLSGTDGKAEVFGTSAEEAVREMRFRIEQKTTLTASAGIAPNMMLAKVCSDKNKPNGQYRIPPERQVVMDFIKDLPVRKVSGVGKVTEKMLAALGIVSCSQLGQQMALLSLLFSETSWHHFLHISLGLGSTYIERDSERKSMSTERTFCQMSDAEEQYSLCRELCHDLAQDLQKEGLKGKTVTLKLKNVNFEVKTRAFTLQYAVCSEEEIFAAAKDLLKVEIDCVSPQPLKLRLMGVRVSSFISVEDKKPLQKSIMSFLQKGGSDPSISTQCPRFVLKAEVDNDAKSGGGFPKPQSTEINVPSVSEQIPKSKGPQQQSFFQRAESKRLQQQQKQMFENAITSGTDTTNNTADTSATTQTNLSITYTQSDTTSTTQTGLSNTNSGKDATGHINKHATSKPSFNITTQVLQCLTCPVCNKEMKAVNLIAFNKHIDECLKGSAMENQATDMDTVLNKCSEACEQGKQEELNCEMPVSSSKSQDISPNDNGEKPSTSIAVPVEENDESSDFKMPFFSRRTNFKEKCSVVPNKGMPLCEPSSKASQVTHDPEAVRVLSSDLKGPSLMCPVCSQPQSTDDLTLFNRHVDMCLNQEVLLDFTGFQPLDAPATMSVRGQFEDQGRVSKVREKSKRQGLSPLPPSKKTKVLSTKHTIDKFFKGNTRQNY; from the exons ATGGACCGTCAGGATGCTGGGAGCAGTGGTTTTGGAGAAGGTCTTCTCTCCAGGATGGCTctcaatgacaacaaggctggTATGGAAGGGCTGGACAGAGACAAGATCAACAAGATCATTCTGGAGGCCTCCaag GGATCTAAATTTTATGAGAATGAACTAAAAAAGGAGCGACAGGTGAATCAACGTATTAAAAGGATGATggagcaaaaagcaaaaatcactaaaGAACAGATGAagcaagctcaagcagag GTGGACAAGCTGGCATCTCACCTGGAGAGGGGTCGAGACCTGGGCAGTGTGATAGTTCATGTAGACATGGATGCGTTCTATGCTGCTGTGGAAATGAGAGACTGCCCAGAGCTGAAGGACAAACCTATGGCAGTGGGATCCATGAGTATGCTG TCAACCTCTAATTACCACGCTAGGAGATTTGGTGTCCGTGCTGCCATGCCTGGCTTTATTGCTAAAAAGCTCTGCCCAAACCTTGTCATCGTGCCCACCAACTTTGACAAATACAGAGCTGTGAGTGCTCAG GTACGGGAGATATTTTCAGTCTACGATCCTCATTTTATGCCTATTAGTCTTGATGAGGCTTATCTGGACATCACTGAGCACCTAAATCAGCGGAAGCTCTGGCCTGAGTCCATGAGAACACATTGCATATGTGATGCTAAGAAAG AGAATGATGCAGACAGGTCTGCGGTTGAGTCAGAGAGAGATGGACTGTCCCCTGTGCTGTTTGAGGACAGTCCCAGCTCCTCCCCCTCTCTGTCTGGGACTGATGGGAAAGCAGAAGTGTTTGGAACGAGTGCCGAGGAGGCTGTGAGGGAGATGCGCTTTCGTATTGAGCAGAAAACAACTTTAACGGCCAGTGCAG GCATTGCCCCAAACATGATGTTAGCAAAAGTATGCAGTGATAAGAACAAGCCCAATGGCCAGTACAGAATTCCTCCTGAGAGACAAGTTGTGATGGATTTTATAAAAGATCTTCCTGTCAGAAAG GTATCTGGTGTTGGAAAGGTAACTGAGAAGATGCTGGCTGCTTTAGGTATCGTCAGCTGCTCTCAACTTGGCCAGCAGATGGCGCTATTATCCCTGCTTTTTTCAGAAACTTCTTGGCATCATTTTCTTCACATATCTCTGGGTTTGGGCTCCACATACATTGAGAG GGACTCGGAAAGGAAAAGCATGAGCACTGAGAG GACGTTTTGTCAGATGAGTGATGCAGAGGAGCAGTATTCTTTATGCAGGGAACTCTGTCATGATCTAGCGCAGGACTTACAGAAGGAGGGCCTCAAG GGCAAAACTGTTACTTTGAAGTTGAAGAATGTAAACTTTGAGGTGAAGACCAGAGCGTTTACTTTGCAGTATGCTGTCTGCTCTGAGGAGGAGATATTTGCTGCTGCAAAGGACCTTCTCAAAGTTGAGATTGACTGTGTCAGCCCTCAGCCACTAAAGCTGAGACTCATGG GCGTTCGAGTGTCCAGCTTTATTAGCGTTGAAGATAAAAAGCCTCTTCAGAAGAGCATAATGAGTTTCTTGCAGAAAGGTGGATCTGATCCAAGCATCTCCACGCAGTGTCCTAGATTTGTGCTCAAAGCAGAAGTAGACAATGATGCCAAATCTGGTGGTGGTTTTCCAAAGCCACAGTCTACTGAGATAAATGTACCTTCTGTGTCTGAGCAAATACCCAAATCCAAAGGACCTCAGCAGCAATCTTTCTTTCAAAGAGCAGAGTCCAAAAGACTTCAACAGCAGCAGaaacaaatgtttgaaaatgcCATCACCTCTGGTACAGACACAACAAACAATACTGCTGACACATCTGCTACTACACAGACAAATCTATCAATAACATACACGCAATCAGACACAACATCAACAACTCAAACAGGTTTGTCAAATACAAACTCGGGGAAAGACGCAACAGGACATATAAACAAGCATGCAACATCAAAGCCATCTTTTAATATCACAACACAGGTGCTTCAGTGTCTCACCTGTCCTGTGTGCAACAAGGAGATGAAGGCTGTAAACCTCATAGCTTTCAACAAGCACATTGATGAGTGCCTCAAGGGCAGTGCAATGGAAAATCAAGCCACAGATATGGATACAGTTCTGAATAAATGCAGTGAAGCATGTGAGCAGGGCAAACAGGAAGAGCTCAACTGCGAAATGCCTGTATCAAGTTCAAAGAGCCAAGACATATCCCCTAATGATAATGGAGAGAAGCCGTCCACTAGCATCGCGGTGCCAGTGGAGGAAAATGATGAAAGCTCTGATTTCAAGATGCCGTTTTTTAGCCGCAGGACAAATTTTAAAGAAAAGTGCTCAGTTGTTCCTAATAAGGGGATGCCTCTATGTGAACCTAGCTCTAAAGCCTCCCAAGTAACACATGATCCTGAGGCTGTCAGAGTGTTGTCATCTGACTTGAAAGGCCCTTCATTGATGTGTCCTGTGTGCAGTCAACCGCAGAGCACCGATGACCTCACTCTCTTCAACCGGCATGTAGATATGTGTCTCAACCAGGAagtgctgctggattttacaggaTTTCAACCTTTAGATGCACCAGCCACCATGAGCGTAAGAG GCCAATTTGAGGACCAGGGAAGAGTTTCTAAAGTGAGAGAAAAAAGCAAAAG ACAAGGATTATCTCCCCTTCCTCCATCTAAGAAGACAAAGGTGTTGAGCACAAAACACACAATCGACAAGTTTTTCAAAGGCAACACCAGACAGAATTACTAA
- the ankdd1b gene encoding ankyrin repeat and death domain-containing protein 1B, whose product MEKRALALRDHILKQPVWKRENLNPKSWLKSDYIKGFTDSILQRDISEDGGYDSTEMLLEAEKDFIEAAKKNNVESMKLLGRSVNVNAKNVHGRTALHYAVAFRNVEAVDVLLRRRAKLDLQDKHGLTAIHLAAWFGSLEILKLLVQGGADQSIENSEGMNMMHCAAMNNHTDIVAHIVDDLQMGELDKEDEYGNRPFALAAAHGCVRMLQMLMEEPYNMATMEENKVGDTPLHLAARNGQREALQLLLDNFDIRNEVNQAGQSALYLAAQGVHEDCVQTLLEADCDPNIFTLSRSSPLHPVCERGHFLIVKLLINNGAQINAQNQHLQTPFHVAVKNCHIPVIHTLIEAGCDPNVTDHMGQTALHIAAEMGKVDVVEMILKAGVDLEIEDRQHKTALRVAARGNMVIIVDMIIKAERYFKWKRTFQLTNTDAIESLHNELPLTFKLDHSPDTKQMRDIIWDLAYKHLKRNDWKKLAEFWEFTEEQVATIEEQWTGPNSFQEHGNRMLLIWLHGIMIGGSSAAKGLYKGLLSVGNTKIAEKIRMEGTDIDARKCTIS is encoded by the exons ATGGAGAAGAGAGCGCTAGCTTTACGGGACCACATACTGAAACAACCTGTTTGGAAGAGGGAGAACCTTAATCCCAAATCATGGTTAAAATCGGACTACATCAAAGGTTTCACAGATTCTATACTGCAAAGGGACATAAGTGAAGATGGTGGTTATGACAGTACTGAGATGT TGCTGGAGGCTGAGAAAGATTTTATTGAAGCtgcaaagaaaaacaatgtggAGTCCATGAAGCTTCTTGGAAGAAGTGTTAATGTCAACGCCAAGAATGTG CATGGTCGTACTGCTCTTCATTATGCTGTGGCCTTCAGAAATGTGGAAGCTGTCGACGTGCTACTTCGAAGAAGAGCCAAACTAGATTTACAAGATAAG CATGGACTTACTGCTATTCACTTAGCAGCATGGTTTGGGAGTCTGGAAATCCTGAAGTTACTTGTGCAAGGAGGGGCTGACCAAAGTATTGAAAATTCT GAGGGAATGAACATGATGCACTGTGCTGCCATGAACAATCACACTGATATTGTGGCACACATTGTTGATGACCTGCAAATGGGAGAACTTGACAAAGAAGACGAA taTGGTAATAGGCCTTTTGCCCTGGCTGCAGCACATGGCTGCGTTAGGATGCTACAGATGCTGATGGAAGAACCTTACAACATGGCCACCATGGAGGAAAATAAG GTTGGGGACACACCTTTGCACCTGGCAGCCAGGAACGGTCAACGTGAAGCTCTACAGCTGCTTCTAGACAACTTTGACATTCGCAATGAGGTCAACCAG GCTGGACAGTCGGCTCTGTATTTGGCTGCACAGGGAGTTCACGAAGACTGTGTACAGACTCTGTTAGAGGCAGACTGTGACCCAAACATCTTCACCTTA AGCAGAAGCAGCCCTCTACATCCAGTCTGTGAGAGGGGCCACTTTCTAATTGTGAAACTTCTCATCAATAATGGAGCCCAAATAAATGCTCAGAACCAG CATTTGCAGACTCCATTCCATGTAGCGGTAAAGAACTGTCATATTCCAGTAATCCACACCTTAATAGAAGCTGGCTGTGATCCAAATGTGACAGATCAT ATGGGGCAGACTGCACTCCATATAGCCGCTGAGATGGGGAAGGTGGATGTGGTGGAGATGATTCTGAAAGCTGGGGTGGATCTAGAAATTGAGGACAGG CAACATAAGACGGCCCTCAGAGTGGCAGCCAGGGGAAATATGGTGATCATTGTGGATATGATCATCAAAGCTGAgagatattttaaatggaaacGTACATTTCAACTG ACTAATACAGACGCTATCGAGAGCCTTCATAACGAATTACCCCTGACGTTTAAATTGGATCACTCCCCTGACACAAAGCAGATGCGTGATATAATATGGGATCTTGCATACAAACATCTGAAGCGCAACGACTGGAAGAAACTGGCAGAGTTCTGGGAGTTCACAGAGGAGCAAGTGGCTACCATCGAGGAGCAGTGGACAG GTCCTAACAGTTTCCAAGAGCATGGAAACAGAATGCTTTTGATCTGGCTTCATGGTATCATGATTGGAGGGAGCAGCGCAGCCAAAGGACTCTACAAGGGACTGCTTTCTGTTGGGAATACAAAGATTGCCG AAAAAATAAGAATGGAAGGAACAGACATTGATGCACGGAAATGCACAATTTCATGA